A stretch of DNA from Candidatus Nomurabacteria bacterium:
CGATATAAAATTCCTTCTGTAGTTGTAGTTTTACCGGCATCGATGTGAGCGATAATTCCGATGTTTCTAAAATCATTGATATCTGTTTTGGCCATAATGTCCTTCTCTTTTAATTATTACTTCTTTAAGATTAAAAAGTCGAGATTATAGTAAAGAGTAATCTCGGCTGACTTTTATACTGTTATATTGTACCACAAACTGTAATTAATTCTAAGATGAGTTATGATTGTTTAAACATGATAAGAAAACAAGTTGTTATTTACATCCCAGGCCTAGGAGATAATAAACCAAGAGGACAGAAGCTTGCTTTAAATTTATTTAGAATATTTGGCATTAAGCCATACTACTTTCCGATAGGCTGGGCAGATTCTGATACTTATGAAAATAAGATGGATGAACTGGACAGTTTAATATATAGGTTTTATAAAGACTCATCCGTTAATCTGTTTGCGGCCAGCGCTGGAGCAAGTGCTGCAGTTAATTCTTATGCCAGAAACCTAGATAAAATAAACTCAGTAAGTTTAGTTTGCGGAAAAATACAAAATATAAATAAAATTCACTCTAGTTATTATTCTAAAAATCCAAACTTTAAAGATAGCGTAATCGAGCTGGAAGATAGTTTAAGCAAACTAAATACAAATTCTAGAGCCAAAATATTATCAATTAGACCTCAAAAAGATCCTGTTGTAGCACCAAAAGATACAATAATTGAAGGAGCCAAAAATTTACAAAGTTTCACCTATGGTCACACCCCTACAATAATCCATTATCTGACACTTGGAAATCCAAGAATAGTTTGGTGGATTAAAAAAAATAGCAAGAACTAAATTTTTCGGGTATAATATCTTACTAATCACTTTAGGAGAGGTGTCCGAGTGGTTTAAGGAAACGGTCTTGAAAACCGTCGTGCCGGCAACGGTACCGTGGGTTCGAATCCCACCCTCTCCGCCAGAAGTTGAAATTATATGAATTTTGTTGACGTTAACGACTTAGAGAATGTTTTAGCCTGCCCTAAATGTGGAGGGCCACTTAAAAAAGTGAGCTGGAAGATAACTGCGGGTTTTTTTGATCCTGGCAAAGAGGTAGAACAAACCGCACTGCAATGTCCTGATGATGATGAATTTATTAGTTTTGAAGTATCTACTGGAAACTTATCAAAGTTCGCTATTCTTCCTGATGACTATGATGATGGACAACAATCAAATGAATTAGCATAAATATAAAGCCCTAACGGGTTTTTTGTTATATGATTTATTTATGATGAAGAGAGTTATTGTTAATGATTTGATGCAACAAGGTTACACTTATGAGTTAAGCGAGCCCGTTGGAAAGAATTTTGACGCTAATTTCAAGCCAGAGCTAACTCCAAAAGAAATATTAGAGTTGGGGGTTTTTGGTGGCAAATACATGACTGATTGTAAGGATGAGTTTCCGGATGATTGGTTTGAAAATGCAAAGTTAAACCACGAGTTTCATGATCCTAAATTAAATTGTTTTGGAGTCAACGCCTCGCAAAGCTTGCGAGTTTGGAGAGAGAAGGGCTGGATACATGAGGATGACCCTAGGGGTTGGTTCCAGTGGTACTGTAGGTATTATATGGGTAGACGTCATGAGGATGATGAAAGACAAATTAAACGATGGGTTAACATGAGACGCCATACTTCGCAAATTAAAAAAGCTTGCATACAAGGAGATTTTGATTGCCACAGAAAACAACGTCAAGCCGTTTTGCACTGGGCTTACGACAGTAGAAAGATCTAGTGAATAAAACTTAGGTGATTTTTCTGTATTTTTTCTGGAAAATAAACTTTATTTAGTACTTTTTATTTTTTCACTTTTTTTAAACCTTGCCGGGCAAAAGCCAGAGCATGGACTTCTTTTGCCCCTGCTTGTTTTAGAACACTGGCTGCCGAATTCAAGGTTGAACCTGTCGTGACTACATCATCAATCAGGATAATAGTTGAATTTTTTATAAGTAGTTTTCTGTAAGGTTTAAAGAATTTTTTTGATTCTTGCGATCTTTGTAATTTAGTGGAACCAATCTGATCGAATGAACTCACTCTAATTAGAAGTTGTCTGTACTTGAGTTTCTTACTTTTTGCCGAAGACTTTGCGATTATTCGGGCTTGATCCCAGCCCCTTTTTCTAGCTCTAGAGCCTGCAGTGGGGGCTGAAGTTATGATTATTTGATTTTTATCTTCAATATTTTCAACATTATTTACTAAGCTTAATATCGCTTTAGAAATTATTTTTGATGAATTATAAAGATTCTCAAATTTAAGTGATTTTACTAACATAGAAGTTGCAGAAAAACTATAATCTGAGTACCATACGACTGAGTCTAAACTTTGATGTTTGTAGCATTTTTTACATATTCCATTGAGAGAACACTTAATAGGCTTACTGCACAAATAACATATTCTAGACGCATGAGGATCTCGGATTTGCTCAAGGCAATTTTGACAACATATCTCGCCTTCTTTTCGACATCCTATACAGTGGTGAGGAGCTATCGAACTAAGTAGTAAATCAAGGTATTTCATGGCAGTATTGAGGTTAAGTTTACTCGGCAATCTTGCAATAACTCTTATTATAGGTTTAGAATGTACTTTAATACAAATTTATTTTTGTGAAATAGAGAAAAACCTGGAGGGGTAGTAAACTAAGATAGCTATGGCTAGAAGAAAACAAGTGCCTACAAACGATGACAGTATGCTGCTAGAAGATGATGCATTTGGCGCAGCTTTTTTAGATGAAGAGTTAGTACTGGATGGCGACCAAGAACCAAATATGGATGAAGAGCCTACTGACGTAGCCGTAGTAGAAGAAGAAGTGGTTGAGCTTGAGGAAGAGGACGCCCAGCTTGCTGTTGACCTTTATGAAACTGAAGATAAGTTAATCTTAAAAGCACGTGTAGCAGGAGTTGATAAGAGCGATATTGATCTTGAGCTCAATGAAGGTGTAATTACAATTAGTGGAGTTTTAAGCAGTAATGATAGTGATGAAATTACTCAATACCATTTACAAGAATGTTACTGGGGTAAGTTCTACAGACAGGTAAAGTTCCCGGTTCCTGTTAAAGAAGATGAGGAATCTATTGATGCAGTACTGGATGAGGGTGTATTAATCCTAACTTTCATCAAAGAAAAAACTGATACTGCAAAAAAGATTAAGATTAGTTAGACTTAATTTTAAGAGCAAATTGAAAAAGACGCTTGAGACATCAGGCGTCTTTTTGTAGAAAGGCACTTAATGCGATCGTTTTACTTTCTCTACTATTTTACTAACTTCTGGTGTATTGAGAGTCTTTTCAGGATGATTAAACTCGATGGAGAATGCTATTGATTTATTGTTAGAATCCTCTTTTTTGAAGATAGATATCGGTCTTAGCGTGAAGTTGATTCTAGAGTTACCTAGATGTTTCTTAAACTTAAGTCTAAGTTCTGATTCAACCTCGGCGAAGAGAGCCTTAGACGGTACTTTAATGGTGATATCTTGTAATATTGATGGGAACTTAATGAGTGGGTTGTAATTAGGATCTAAGCTAAAGTTTTCGCTTATAGTTACAAGGTCGAGCTCAAAACCTGCTGATGATTCTGGGAGCTTGAAGTTCTTAGTAATATCTTCGTTAAATTCACCGACAATTCCGCGGAGTTCAAACTTTGAGCCAACTTTAACTTCTAGACCAGCTGAGCGTTCTGATTGGAAAGGTGATGATATTGGAGCCAACGATTCAAATGCCTCTTTTTCAAGAGTAATGAATCTGTGCTCAATATTTAGGTAACTTAGAAGATTCTCTAAGTACTTTTTTGCGATATAATAAGTAGCTCCGTTGGATTTATCTTTATTGGCGTAAACAAAGCCAAGCCGCTGAAACTCTAATGGCAATTTAGTATCTTTTTCTAAAAGATTTTTTATGTGCGACTTCCCTAACTCAAATAGTGCAAACTGATCTTGACCAGATTTTAAGTTTGAGTGAATCTTATCAAGTAGATTTGGCACTAAGCTTAGCCTATAACATTGGAGCTCCGGACTTAGTGCATTACGGATCTTATAAGCCATCTCAGGATCCTGTCCAGCTCGCTTTAGTAACTTTTCGCTAACAAAGTTATAAGTTAAGACTTCGTTCGCTCCTAGTTTAGAGAGATGGGCTCTAATTGCTTTTTTTAGTTCAATAATTGGATCTTTTAGTACTGGAGCGACTCTTCTGATTGGGAGTTTTGCGTCAATTTTATTAAATCCGTAAAGTCTACCGATCTCTTCAATTATATCTTCTTCAAGTTCGAGGTCTGTTCTCCAAAATGGTGGCGTGACGCAAACTTCATCTAACATCTC
This window harbors:
- a CDS encoding ComF family protein; this encodes MLVKSLKFENLYNSSKIISKAILSLVNNVENIEDKNQIIITSAPTAGSRARKRGWDQARIIAKSSAKSKKLKYRQLLIRVSSFDQIGSTKLQRSQESKKFFKPYRKLLIKNSTIILIDDVVTTGSTLNSAASVLKQAGAKEVHALAFARQGLKKVKK
- a CDS encoding Hsp20/alpha crystallin family protein, with the translated sequence MARRKQVPTNDDSMLLEDDAFGAAFLDEELVLDGDQEPNMDEEPTDVAVVEEEVVELEEEDAQLAVDLYETEDKLILKARVAGVDKSDIDLELNEGVITISGVLSSNDSDEITQYHLQECYWGKFYRQVKFPVPVKEDEESIDAVLDEGVLILTFIKEKTDTAKKIKIS